AGAATCTTACAAATTTCCCTAATTCTACAGAGATTTCAATTGCTGTTATTGATAATAATGAAACAGCATATATTGGAATTCTTAAAAAAGATGATCTATTTCAAATTGCAAACAATAAAAACAGTGTATTTGAAATAGGCTCAATAACAAAAGTATTTACAAGCATACTACTTTCTGATGCTATAAATAAAGGCAAAGCTTCTTTAAACGAAACATTACAAGAGCAATTTAATTTTCCATTAAAAAATGGTGGTAGCATACAATTATCACAATTGGCAAACCACACTTCTGGGCTTCCAACCACACCTACTAACTATGCCGCAGCACCTGATTTTAACCTTATGGATCCTTTTGCAAGTTATACTCCAATTTTACTAGAAGATTATTTAAAAAATGAAATTGTTTTAAATAACGAAATAGGTTCTAAATTCGAATACTCAAACTCAGGAGTAGGTTTATTAGGGTATATTTTAGCTAAAAAGGCTAGTAAAACTTATGAAAATATTTTACAAGAAACAATTCTTGCTCCATTACAAATGAATAATTCTACAACAGAATTATCAAATATTAATCCAAATTTGTTAGTATCAGGACTTGATGAAAACGGTAACATATCTCCAAATTGGAACTTCTCAAACACTTCTGTTGCAGCAGGAGGCATGAAATCATCTGTTACTGATTTAGAAAAATTTATTCGTAAAAACTTTGAGGATGATGTTGTATATAACTTACCGCAAACTATGACCTATAAGCATGATGAATATCAAGGTTTAGGTTTAGGATGGTTTATTACAGGAAATGCTAACTATACATTTTTATTCCATAGTGGAAATACTGGCGGGTACTCATCAGCTTTTGCTATTGATAAAAAGAATAAAAAAGCAGTTGTTGTACTTTCTAACGTAACTTCTAAAAATCCAAACTTTGAACAAATTAATACAATGTGTACTTCATTATTAAAATACATTTCTACTAAATAAAACTACTACTAAAAAAAGTACTTGCTATTATTGAATCATCATCAATAATAACAAGTACTTTTTTATATAATTTGTTTAAACGAAATCTATGCTTTTATATAAATTACCAACCTCCAGATGCACCACCTCCGCCAAAACTTCCGCCACCGAAGCCTCC
This genomic stretch from Tenacibaculum sp. Bg11-29 harbors:
- a CDS encoding serine hydrolase → MKHYIYKIAFLFIFFLISCNDEEPKIEPTNFTTEITDKNKAALIKENLTNFPNSTEISIAVIDNNETAYIGILKKDDLFQIANNKNSVFEIGSITKVFTSILLSDAINKGKASLNETLQEQFNFPLKNGGSIQLSQLANHTSGLPTTPTNYAAAPDFNLMDPFASYTPILLEDYLKNEIVLNNEIGSKFEYSNSGVGLLGYILAKKASKTYENILQETILAPLQMNNSTTELSNINPNLLVSGLDENGNISPNWNFSNTSVAAGGMKSSVTDLEKFIRKNFEDDVVYNLPQTMTYKHDEYQGLGLGWFITGNANYTFLFHSGNTGGYSSAFAIDKKNKKAVVVLSNVTSKNPNFEQINTMCTSLLKYISTK